aaaatacaaacgaaaaaaaaaagaaaacaaaaaaaaaaaaaagcaaaatccATAAATTGAAAGATacgaaaagcaaagaagaacaagaaatctACTGCAGATCGGCaagtttctttccatgtttAGCCGGTCTAGGCCATTATCCAACACTTGAAGTCTGCAGCTAAGCCTCACCTATCACACTAGTCGTGCACCTCCACTTGGCGCACAAACTGTCAGCGCTTACCGAGTCATTTCGTCTGGAGAGCAGCAGTTGAAAACCAGCGATGGTGTACATGATGAAGTTCAAAACAGGGAGAGACGAAAATAATCATTTCACGCAATAACCCCGTCAAACCCTATGGCTCAGCAACAGCCATCCCGTCGTGTTCTGGACTGGATCAAGCAACAACACGCCGAAGCGGGGGACGCTTCACGTAGGACGCGTAAGCTAAAGGCAAGACCTCGAAACTCGCTGGAGGATATCCTGCAAAATGATCCAGCCGCGTCTGGCAGAACACCTCAGCAGATTCCACTGCCCGGATCTCGCGATGGGTCAGCGACTGCCAGTGACCAGAGGGAACGAGGTCGAAATGCCGCGAAATCTTCCCTGGAGCTAATTGAACACGAGGACACATTCATACTACCTTCGTCTATTCCATTGCCACCATCATTGCCGCCCTCACCAAAACTACCTCCAGTACTAGAACAGGCGACCGAGAATCCGCCGAAGAAACGCCAAACTTATGCTGAAATTCTGGACCGCGCAGGGGGTGTATTCGACCACATCAAAAATGGCAATGTCCGCAAGGTTCCACGAGTGGAGAGAACGTCAATCACACTCTATGAGTACTACAGCGATAACACGGCCTCGAGTGTAGAGATTGAGGACCCTGAATTTATATCCAACTATAGCGACGCGCCTCAGGGGTTGAGCGGGCGCGTGTTTATCGTCGAAGATCTGTCAGAACGTACTATCCACGCCTTGGGGGAGGCCTTCGGAGTCACGCCAGAATTCTTCGAAGAGCATTTGTTGAATTCTGGGTACGGCGGTGCTCAGTATGATGATCCGCCGGCGCGGTCATGGAAGACAGCTGGATTGAATAAGTCGTACGTGTCAATCCAGTGGGTTCGGCCCATGTATCGTCGTCAACCACTATTCTCCAGCCGCGACCGGGAAGACCTACTTGATTTGGATCATGATGGGTTGGATTATATATCCGGAAACTCGATCTTTAGTCTCAAAGCAGAGACAAATATCTTTCGTCCCGAGTGGGACCTACGTGTTGATCCGCGGCGGACAGCAAAGGAGACGAGAGAGTTTGGCTTAGTCGAACGGGCATCAatttggaagaagaaggctaagAATAGGGATTATGAGATTGGTAGGCGATTGTCATTCTTGTCGGCTCTGTACTTGGGGAACTGAGCGAAAGTCTAGTTATTGTACTGCTTGATCCTCTGCCGGCAATTAGTTATAGCCATGATCAGACGCAGGTCATCCCAAAGATCGATATGAACTCCGACAGTGATCACGATTATCGTGATGCTAGTGATAGTGATGGAGCAGGAACTCGACCAATTTTGATAAtcgagggtgatgatggcgTCGAGGCCCTGGCGATCCCAATCGAGAACCCACGGCGAGAGAGAACCGGACGTCGGGTATTCGACTGGCTACTTAGGCGGAAGAGGCCCGAAGTACATAGAACAAAAGTGAATCTTGAGAGAACCATCCAGGTTTTGGTCAAGCAGATGGCTTCACGGAAACCCGTTACTATCGATCTGGAGGAGGCTATTGTGACAGGCGATCTCTTGGCGACTCTCCAGGATGAGCTCAACGAGACTAGGTCTACCCAGCAGGAAATTCACCATATGGTAGAGAAAAAGACTGCGCCAGTCAGTCTGCTCGATACACTGTTCGAGATCATTCGCCAGGATACTTTGACCCTGCTCCGGGTGCTCAACGAGATCTTGAGCGACATGGAGGTCGATATCCTGGATGACACGAAAATGGAGGATCGATTAACATTGTGGCGTCAACTCTTAACTAAAGCCGAGCGAGAGCTGTTGGATCTGATTGCCTCTATTAAGGAATTTCTGGCGTTCTTTGGTATCACACACCCTGCCAATACATCTCCAGCAGCATCCGATgagagctcagatatctTACGAAGCGTATCAGATCTTTTTGACCAAATCAACCAGATGCTTGCCCGGCTCCGACGTGCATCTTCCTCATTGACATCCAACATGGGTCTTCTGGACAGCCGACGTTCCATTGACGAGGCACACGCCGTAACGCGACTCACTGAGCTGGcgttcatcttcatcccacTCTCGTTTTCAGCATCCGTTTTTGGCATGCAGATCGAGCCCTTCGAAGACTCAGCGCCCGTGTGGAAATTTTTCGTTGTCGCAAGTACCGTAACAACTTTTGCCTACCTGATGCGACTGACAATGCGCAGCCAATGGCTAGCAAGTTTGAAGCAGAATGTGAAGCAGGATGTTAGACGGTACGCAGAACAACACAGCATTCCTGTGCAGGTCAGATCTCTATCAATGTTGCTGCTCCTGCGGTGGTTCGGGAGTGTACTCAACCGGAGCGGGAAGGCAACCTGGTCATGGATAAACAAGACGAGTCGCAAGGCTGGAACGGAGTTATGGCAGGTGATCGGATTCCCAGTCGGTCTCATTCTGATTACCGGTATTGTTGCCGTTGCACCCATAGCCGTACTCTGGACTCGGAATATGGACCAGGGCGTGCAGGGTACAGTTACCGCTGCGATTATGCTTGCCATCCTAGGACTGGTTGGCATACCATATTGGCGCAATTCCGATCCAGACTTTCGCTATGCACTCCCCAGGGTCATCCTGCGTTTGTTTGAGCGTATTCCGCCAACAACCCGCTTGATACTTATCTGGGCTCTTGGAATCATGGCCTTCGTTGCAATCCCGCTTGCATTGATATGGACGCGTCCATTGGCTTCAGGTATTAAAGCCGGCTTGACTGCGGCTATTGTGGTGATTTTGGTCACTGGTGTCGGGTTTCTAGTCATGCAGCTTTTGTACTCTAGGGCTTTAAACATATCGCGGGGGACTACAATTAGCTCTTCGGAGGGCACATCCGTCTCTGCAGAGCCTGTTGTACAGGATTTGCGTATCTAGAATCTACGATCCTTCAGCAACTAGTATATATTTGATAATATATTGCCCTTTTGACCTAGAGCCTCTTCAATCAAAGACCAAAACCCCTACCCCAATGAACAAAAATGGACATGAAACTACTCCTCCGTCAATTGACGGAGAAGACTAATACTCATAATCATAACCAGCAATGCCAGAGCAACAACCCCAAGACAGACTACGGCAGCCCACCCGAGAACCATTGCCGCCGTCCCAACATGGCTCTCGATGGCCCCATACGTAAGACTCTCCGACATGGTTCCTGCAGCACTGCTGTTGATGTGCTGCCAGAGGATTGAGATCAAGGCGAATATGAATCCCAATGTACTCATACCTAGTGCAGCCTGCGAGACTCGCCGTGAGGGGAAGGGCTTGACTTCGCGCTCGGAGCCGTCCTCGTCGACTTCCTCGTGCCAGCCTGGGAATGTGGCTAATGCGAGTAAACAAATGAATGCCAcggcgacggcgatgaaTCTGGTATTCCTTGTTAGGCTATCCGCTTGTTTGGTAACATACGATTATGGGTTACAAAGCATCTTCACAAGGGCATGGTGACAGAATaatattgaagaagtcgaagaaaagagagaaaaagagaaggggaagtTGAAATAATATCGGGAAACTCACATCAACCCGTCAAACACAATCGTCTCCTTGAAATTCTTCGCAATCCAAATCAAATTCAGTGGATCGGCAGTATCATTACTGCCCTGCAATCCCTGATCCTTGACCATACTGGCCAAAGCTGCCGCATTACTAGAACAGAATTGCGCGCCGTCACTCCGAGTCAAGCAGAGACCCATGTACCCAGCCCGCACTTCTTGAATCGTAGTATTGCGTGGTTGCGATAAATTGTAGACCTTTTCAGCAATGCTGGGATTAATGAATGAGGGGTCGTTAGGGGTCGATGTACTAGCATTTCTATACTTGAGGGAGACTAGATAGATATTATTCATGCCGTTGGAGGATGTGCATCCCGCGAGGAGGACAGCTGGTGGGTTGATCAGCCATCGCGTAGGAGAAATGTGAGGAAGTTTATGGTCcgaaaaaaataaagatcTAGTATAGGATTGAGAAACTCTTACATAAGAGGATAATTGCAACTGTACAGACACCCATCAGAATATGGTGGTACGCGATGAAAGGGACAAATCCTATAAACGCGAATTGTCAGTTGAGCCCCGCACGGCTGGATAACATGGGAGTTCATACTGGTGAGGCTGCTTCGAATCCCCATCTTGCCGTACACTATCCAACTGGCGGGGTACAACAGGTAGTAAAATTTATAAATTTAACTAACATGCGATATTACACAGGCAAAAACCAAAACTCATGTGATTACGTGCAAAGCACACAATAACTGAccgaagtggaagaagagttaTGAGGAACGCGTCAATTCTTCACCCGGGATTAGACTATTTGCGTTTTCCTCGTAAGCACCGAAAGAGGGGCTGGAGCCGATTACTCGGCTTTTCGTCCTAGTTAAGCAGCTCTGATTCGTGTCACTTCCTGATTTCACTAACCTGTATGCATCCTTCGTTGGCTTACTGGTCTTGGCGCGTCTATAGTGGGGGGCTATAGACTGAAAGGACCAGCGCTTGGGTTGGATAAGGTTAGCCTGGATGTTCTGGCAGCCTCCGGCCATACCTTTTCTGTCGGGCTACCTCA
This window of the Aspergillus oryzae RIB40 DNA, chromosome 8 genome carries:
- a CDS encoding uncharacterized protein (predicted protein), which codes for MAQQQPSRRVLDWIKQQHAEAGDASRRTRKLKARPRNSLEDILQNDPAASGRTPQQIPLPGSRDGSATASDQRERGRNAAKSSLELIEHEDTFILPSSIPLPPSLPPSPKLPPVLEQATENPPKKRQTYAEILDRAGGVFDHIKNGNVRKVPRVERTSITLYEYYSDNTASSVEIEDPEFISNYSDAPQGLSGRVFIVEDLSERTIHALGEAFGVTPEFFEEHLLNSGYGGAQYDDPPARSWKTAGLNKSYVSIQWVRPMYRRQPLFSSRDREDLLDLDHDGLDYISGNSIFSLKAETNIFRPEWDLRVDPRRTAKETREFGLVERASIWKKKAKNRDYEIVIVLLDPLPAISYSHDQTQVIPKIDMNSDSDHDYRDASDSDGAGTRPILIIEGDDGVEALAIPIENPRRERTGRRVFDWLLRRKRPEVHRTKVNLERTIQVLVKQMASRKPVTIDLEEAIVTGDLLATLQDELNETRSTQQEIHHMVEKKTAPVSLLDTLFEIIRQDTLTLLRVLNEILSDMEVDILDDTKMEDRLTLWRQLLTKAERELLDLIASIKEFLAFFGITHPANTSPAASDESSDILRSVSDLFDQINQMLARLRRASSSLTSNMGLLDSRRSIDEAHAVTRLTELAFIFIPLSFSASVFGMQIEPFEDSAPVWKFFVVASTVTTFAYLMRLTMRSQWLASLKQNVKQDVRRYAEQHSIPVQVRSLSMLLLLRWFGSVLNRSGKATWSWINKTSRKAGTELWQVIGFPVGLILITGIVAVAPIAVLWTRNMDQGVQGTVTAAIMLAILGLVGIPYWRNSDPDFRYALPRVILRLFERIPPTTRLILIWALGIMAFVAIPLALIWTRPLASGIKAGLTAAIVVILVTGVGFLVMQLLYSRALNISRGTTISSSEGTSVSAEPVVQDLRI
- a CDS encoding Fig1 domain-containing protein (predicted protein); the encoded protein is MGIRSSLTSMNSHVIQPCGAQLTIRVYRICPFHRVPPYSDGCLYSCNYPLISLFFSDHKLPHISPTRWLINPPAVLLAGCTSSNGMNNIYLVSLKYRNASTSTPNDPSFINPSIAEKVYNLSQPRNTTIQEVRAGYMGLCLTRSDGAQFCSSNAAALASMVKDQGLQGSNDTADPLNLIWIAKNFKETIVFDGLIFIAVAVAFICLLALATFPGWHEEVDEDGSEREVKPFPSRRVSQAALGMSTLGFIFALISILWQHINSSAAGTMSESLTYGAIESHVGTAAMVLGWAAVVCLGVVALALLVMIMSISLLRQLTEE